From the genome of Pleuronectes platessa chromosome 12, fPlePla1.1, whole genome shotgun sequence:
GCAGTGGATGATACTCAGACTAACCTGCATGCTGGAATCGTAGCGTATACTGCTTCCCTCTGCCAGAGATACAAACATGTGAGAGCTTTCTGTTACTGATACATTGCCCATGTGAGAGCTGGTCAGCTGTCCCAAaagctcctcctcgtcttccagTCTTCCTTCTATCCCAGCCTCCTTGCCCTCCTCCATTTTCACAGGTTCCATAGGATCCAGGATAACTCCCACGCTGGCAGCGGGGTGAGATTCCTGAGCCAGAGGCGAAGATGGATCAAACTCCATAGATGGGAGagtaaaggaggaggaggggagtagGTCCTCAGCCTCATGATAGTCTAAGAGCTTCGGGTTGAGGATgggggagatgagaggaggggaagcCCAGCAGCGGACTCTGGGCCTTGGCTTAGTTCTGACATTGTGCTGGGGATCAGAGTGACAGCGGGGGTGGTGGCGTGGAGAGCAGCTATGAATGGGAGAGCAACCCTCGACAAATGGACTCTCATTGCATGGGTTGACGTGTACATCCAGGGGAGTGTTGAGTGGAGTCAGGTTGGTCGGCTGCTTCCTCTCAGCTTAAAAAGATCGCAGATTTGGGTTGAAGAGAAAATTAGTTTACAGAAAGAGTCTTTGATGGGAAATGACTTTGAATCATCAAAAATTTGGGAAAATTACAAAACAAATGGTAAAATACCTGAACCTATGGGTGAGCGTGTAATATGTGAAACAATAGGAGAAATTGTGGGGGAGACAAGGCCGGCCGGAGACGACCTATCAGGGAACATGGGACTGGTGATGCTGCCAAGGCTGCAGTCGCGAAAGCAGCCATGTTGGATGGGGCTGGATGAGAAATGGCCCTAAAGTGAAAACAATGACATGTATGAATGCAAGGAATGGTTTTATCCAggtattaaaaaataacaataaaggaAATCACTTGGAGCTAAAATATTCCTTGTGAAGTTCAGTTGTTATTTGCTTTTTCAATTTCCATGATTGATATATCCTGATAGAGTGGTTTTTGAGCTCTGTGATGAATAATTGCATTGATGACCAAAATAAtggatccataaaaaaaaagagatttttAACCATAAATGAAAACGGAGATTATTCCGAAAACAATACTactcatttaaaactaaattttaCTTATATCCATTTTGCTTTGACACACTGAAGCAGGTATACCGTTAAAAAAATCATTGCCTGAATCCAATTCATAAACTCACCGTAGAGGGAGTCGGCGCAGACAAACCGCAGGTTAACGGGGAGGAAAATACAGATGACATGGCTTCTACTCCCTCTGCCCCTTCAACCCCTCTTGCAGCCCTCTCTCCTCGGGCCAGAGCAGGCGTCTCATGCATGGGATGGCTTCTTTCTGGGCTTGGCGGGCTTGAGCTGTCCGAGCCGCTGTAACTGCCCCGACCATCGAGGAAGAGTTTTCTTCTTAAGGAGGAGGAACTGAGGCTCTCCTGCACAGCTTCACATGCTTCCTCGCAGCGGTAATATTCCCCTGAGGAGAGGGAAGAACCAGTCACAAATGACTTGATGGTAGAATATTCTGTCAAACTCAGATTTGATCGTGCTGATGTTTATTTGAGGCTTACCTAGTACTTTCTCCATATCAAACGCCAAAGGTAACGACAAAGTTGTCTGACACGCAACTGtacaacaaacaaagagagaTCGAAAACGAattagaaaagaagagaaggtgAAAGTCATGCAGACAgaaatgtgacacacacatacctgagACTTTTTCTTGCTCTTCGGCAATCATTGCAGACGCAGAACCTACAAAGCACAAACATATGAATATGAAATGCCCAGATAAAGGAAACAGATAACATAAAACTCAATAACAGAAGAAGAATGAGACTTTCAGGAGTTAGATAATAAAATACACTACCTTTTTTAGAGAATAAAGGGGCTTTGCGAGGGTCTGGTGCGGCCCAGGGGGAAGGCACAATGGCTCCTTTGGTGAAAAACTTTATTGGGAGAGATAAATTACATAATTAATAAAAGACTATAAATGAGTCTATCATTCTGTCATGGATATAATTATCATCCCTTACCTGCTCAATAGCATTCTGACGCTTTTCCTCAATGTCAGAATCCATCCTAGATGTGGGGGGGGAAGTGTTATTTCCTCTGCAAATGTATTATATCGAGATTTGCTTGGTTAAGTAAAGCACCTCAAAGAATTAAAATTTTGTCACCATGTCTTCCTTATCACCTATATACAGTTCTTTTTCGCATTTTGTCTGCATAAAactcctttcctctcttctcccccccctttccatcctcctctccccaTTTGTCTCCTCTCAACTCCACTGGTTGAAGCAGATGGCAACCGACAGAGACCAGTTCAGCGAAAGGTTTCTCCCcatttaaataattgtttctcTCTACACTGTTTTgaagtgtttgctcattgtggggtTTCTCTATACGGCCATATACAAGTAAGATGTAACTTAACTGTAAGCATATGACCCCAAACTACCAAAGCCACTGTATTTCCAGTACGTACCTTGTCTGGCTGAGGTATAAAGACTGTCGCTGGATTTCCTCTGGGTCTATGTGGACTGGGAGAAGACTGGACATTTCATCAATAGACCAGTTAAACTTGGGTGGAGTCTGGAAGGGCAGAAATGTGAGGAAGTGAATAAAGAACTACCAACAACTTTGAGCAGAGCTGCTGGACATAACACGATGTTAAGAAGTTTGCCGTCGTCCCATAGGTGTGATTCTGGTTGTGACTTACAGCTTTACAAGACTTGGACATGAAGACGGATGGACTAGGCACCAGGGTCTCACGGAGGTGGTGGTAGTCATTAGGACTCTCGAATGGGTTTCTAATGGAGGGTCTGCCTGGAGTCTCTGGGGTGATCTGAAGCTCAAAATGGTCCCCCATCATAGCTGGGAACAGGGAGGAGGACATTTAAAGTTCACAGttaatgaaacataaaacaactgaaaataaaacttgGATTTAGTCAGTGTGGATGGTTGACAACATGACTTCGCATTTTACTAGCTTCCTGTTTGTTGTATGAGGAGTGTGAAGCTACACAACAGTTTACCAGCAGTACACACCACACTACCTAAGGTAAgaacgatatatatatatatatataagccaTATAAGTTTCGTCGATGGTACTTACAATTGTTAAAGGACCTGGAAAAGCAGAGACACGGTTACAAAACGAGCTTCATCGAGGAGCCAGCGAACAAACTGCAGCGAGAGGTTCAAACCCTGATTTCAATTTCGCCCAAAAGGACCCTTCAGCCTATGGGAACGCCACAGGAAGTCCCCGTCAGCCAATCACCGCAGAGTCCGTGGCGtcacttcctcctccagttCCGCTATCGAGCTTAGCAGGCTAGGTGGCTAACTAGCTGCGAATTCTAcctcattttatttgatttctaaTATCAGGAGATGGTATCTGAACCCATTACGAGACGCTTGAAGTCGCACTGAGTTGTTTTCAATAACATTTGAGTCTTGTGTCGAGTCAGAAGGATATTTAAGCATTATTTGTTAGCCACCTGCTAGCAAGCGTCGGCTAACTATACCCCTTCAAACCATGGCAAGTGCAGCCAATGCAAACCTTAACGCCGTCCGGGAGACAATGGACGGTAactacatatttttttattaaaattaacTTGCAAATAGCTTCCTGTGCTAACTCACAACGTATCAGTGTGCCTAACTTATCAATGCATGTAGCAGATCATGTTTCCTAACCAGACACGTAATGCAAGTAGTTATAATATGTCCCATGTTTCCCCAACAACACAGTGCTGCTGGAGATCTCCAGGTTGCTGAATACTGGTTTAGACCTGGAGTCTCTGTCCATATGTGTGAGGCTGTGTGAGCAGGGCATCAACCCAGAGGCCCTGTCGGCTGTCATCAAGGAGCTGCGGAAAGCGTCTGAGTCCCTGAAGGTACAAGACACTGGCTTAAGAATCACACCACAGCAGATTTCATCCcctcttttgtgttttgtttggacTGTTGAAATAGGAtcacctctttcatgttaactCTTCAAATATTTACAATGATCACATGTGTTCTGTGAGAACTCTTGAACTTTAAAagcagttaaaaaacaaaattgtgggtaaaatgattattatttggGGCTTGCATCATCTGAGTGACAGCATCATGAAGGAAAAATACCAATCGCAATCGATGACAACTGCTAAACGGGAAATATCTTGTTGTCCAGGGTGTTATCATCACAGAAAGCCCCCAAAAGCAAACATGTTCAATGTTAGCCCctgatatttgtgtttgtgaaactTGTGTGTTTCTCACAATTATCAAACTTGAAGGAGAGCTCTCCCAACCACCCTTATTTCCCCTCAATCTTGGAAACATATTTCCAAAGTCTTGAGCACAGATAACCTGTCCACAAAGCAGGggtagttttattttttagaaaaGACATCATAATGAtctaaaagtaaataaagtttatcaGTAATTTCACTGCTCTAtctgtattttctctttcagaCTTCTGAAAACTGCACAAACTGAAGGTGAAAACCACAGTGTGGGACTTTTAATAGGATTATAACCTGTTCCTGGATCCGTTCTCACCATGGCCTCTGCAGCCATATCTGATTTGTGTTGGCCGTCTGTCCTCTGCGCCACCACGGCAACAAACATGCATCCTGTTCTGTGCACAAGTCGTGCCTGAGTTTTTGTTTAGAGGCGTCAGCCGCAGTCCTTCCGGAACTTAAGCCATCTCCCAGCATGAGGACACGCATTCGGACCACATTTAGGCTTGCTCTGagttctcttcttccaccatttGTAAATTGTAAGTTCAGAGTGTTATCAGTGTTGTCATCCTGCCTTAATTTAGGATCCTTATTATAATTTCTGAACTTGTGTTGCACTTTTCTTaaggaaatgtgttttattatgttttttttatgtccacGAGTTaagatcttttattttattttgtgtaagcACAAAGCATTTTCAAATTCTGCTATTTCATGTTGTTGTCCATGTTGAAAAATATCTGAACTGAAATATTACAGTCAACGGCCACCAGGTGGTGTTATCATCCTTACTCAAATCTGAGGTACAAGTCTTCAATGGGTGTTGGACTGTGTTCAAGATCCTATCGAGTTTCCATAATACTGTTGTTCAAGagcattaaaatattttatgagaaactgaaaaaatattttttttgtctgtatttGCCCTTTTTACAATGCAGGAAAACGATGATATTATTTTGTGATTACAATATGAATTTTATGAAGCAATTTTACAAAGAAAATTATCTTTCCAGTAAAACTAAGTGAAAGGGCTAAATATACTCATGGAATATTAGACATTACAATAAAAACTGACCGGAGTGATCCCATCTAAAGTCAACATACTgtacaaaaaacaagacataaaAAGGGGTCATTTATTACAGCAGGATGACCAGAAACGTTGCCCTTCTTATTTCTGCACCCTATCTAAAAATCTAAGAGGTATACTGCAAAGTTGACAAAATGAACCCATCTTTGATCAACCAGAAATGAAGACACTACATCACGTATCTT
Proteins encoded in this window:
- the bora gene encoding protein aurora borealis isoform X2; the protein is MMGDHFELQITPETPGRPSIRNPFESPNDYHHLRETLVPSPSVFMSKSCKATPPKFNWSIDEMSSLLPVHIDPEEIQRQSLYLSQTRMDSDIEEKRQNAIEQFFTKGAIVPSPWAAPDPRKAPLFSKKGSASAMIAEEQEKVSVACQTTLSLPLAFDMEKVLGEYYRCEEACEAVQESLSSSSLRRKLFLDGRGSYSGSDSSSPPSPERSHPMHETPALARGERAARGVEGAEGVEAMSSVFSSPLTCGLSAPTPSTGHFSSSPIQHGCFRDCSLGSITSPMFPDRSSPAGLVSPTISPIVSHITRSPIGSAERKQPTNLTPLNTPLDVHVNPCNESPFVEGCSPIHSCSPRHHPRCHSDPQHNVRTKPRPRVRCWASPPLISPILNPKLLDYHEAEDLLPSSSFTLPSMEFDPSSPLAQESHPAASVGVILDPMEPVKMEEGKEAGIEGRLEDEEELLGQLTSSHMGNVSVTESSHMFVSLAEGSSIRYDSSMQVDSGYNTTSAGTASLNDGLSSDCHSKESFSSNLAEEAFQLNRHTKIKAFYPHH
- the bora gene encoding protein aurora borealis isoform X1, with the translated sequence MMGDHFELQITPETPGRPSIRNPFESPNDYHHLRETLVPSPSVFMSKSCKATPPKFNWSIDEMSSLLPVHIDPEEIQRQSLYLSQTRGNNTSPPTSRMDSDIEEKRQNAIEQFFTKGAIVPSPWAAPDPRKAPLFSKKGSASAMIAEEQEKVSVACQTTLSLPLAFDMEKVLGEYYRCEEACEAVQESLSSSSLRRKLFLDGRGSYSGSDSSSPPSPERSHPMHETPALARGERAARGVEGAEGVEAMSSVFSSPLTCGLSAPTPSTGHFSSSPIQHGCFRDCSLGSITSPMFPDRSSPAGLVSPTISPIVSHITRSPIGSAERKQPTNLTPLNTPLDVHVNPCNESPFVEGCSPIHSCSPRHHPRCHSDPQHNVRTKPRPRVRCWASPPLISPILNPKLLDYHEAEDLLPSSSFTLPSMEFDPSSPLAQESHPAASVGVILDPMEPVKMEEGKEAGIEGRLEDEEELLGQLTSSHMGNVSVTESSHMFVSLAEGSSIRYDSSMQVDSGYNTTSAGTASLNDGLSSDCHSKESFSSNLAEEAFQLNRHTKIKAFYPHH
- the mzt1 gene encoding mitotic-spindle organizing protein 1; translated protein: MASAANANLNAVRETMDVLLEISRLLNTGLDLESLSICVRLCEQGINPEALSAVIKELRKASESLKTSENCTN